In a genomic window of Streptomyces katrae:
- a CDS encoding phosphotransferase enzyme family protein, translating into MDEARARDVLTRAGLTGPAELLAFGENAVFALGDLVVKVGREAGLLERAERELAVAGWLATAGIPAVRAAEPEPRLVDGHPVTLWHRLPDALRPAGPEDLAALLRPLHALPAPPFALPARDLLGGVERWLRLAGTAVDPEDAAYLRARRDAYAGQVAALTPHLTPGPVHGDALPRNVHVGPDGPVLVDLETVSVDLREHDLVVMALSRDRYGLPQADYEAFTTAYGWDVRAWEGCALLRGARETASCAWVAQHAPANPKALAEFRRRVASLRDGDPHVRWYPF; encoded by the coding sequence ATGGACGAGGCACGGGCCAGGGACGTACTGACACGGGCGGGTCTCACGGGACCGGCCGAGCTGCTCGCCTTCGGCGAGAACGCCGTCTTCGCCCTCGGGGACCTCGTCGTCAAGGTCGGCCGCGAGGCCGGGCTGCTGGAGCGGGCCGAGCGCGAGCTGGCGGTCGCCGGCTGGCTCGCCACCGCGGGGATCCCGGCGGTCCGCGCGGCCGAACCGGAGCCACGGCTGGTCGACGGCCACCCGGTGACCCTGTGGCACCGGCTCCCCGACGCGCTCCGCCCGGCCGGCCCCGAGGACCTGGCGGCGCTCCTGCGGCCGCTGCACGCGCTGCCCGCCCCGCCCTTCGCGCTGCCCGCCCGGGACCTCCTCGGCGGGGTCGAACGCTGGCTGCGGCTGGCCGGGACGGCCGTCGACCCCGAGGACGCGGCCTACCTGCGGGCCCGCCGCGACGCCTACGCCGGGCAGGTCGCCGCCCTCACCCCGCACCTGACCCCGGGTCCGGTCCACGGCGACGCCCTGCCCCGCAACGTGCACGTGGGGCCGGACGGGCCGGTCCTGGTCGACCTGGAGACCGTCTCGGTGGACCTGCGCGAGCACGACCTGGTGGTGATGGCCCTGTCCCGCGACCGGTACGGGCTGCCCCAGGCCGACTACGAGGCCTTCACCACCGCCTACGGCTGGGACGTCCGGGCATGGGAGGGCTGCGCCCTGCTGCGCGGCGCCCGCGAGACGGCCAGCTGCGCCTGGGTCGCCCAGCACGCACCGGCCAACCCGAAGGCCCTGGCCGAGTTCCGCCGCCGTGTGGCCTCCCTGCGCGACGGGGATCCGCACGTGCGCTGGTACCCCTTCTGA
- a CDS encoding FtsX-like permease family protein, translated as MNRNRRLAWTLGWRLASRSRLRTLLVCLAIALPVAVGTAVAAVTATARVSVPEARAAAFGAADGRLTTLAGERNPDAASPAQLAMRLGPALPRGTRLAYDTDVLGLTVRGPGGRQSTVDGRAVSLADPLTEGLYRVDRGAPSSQDGTIVLSSALAASVGITGTGQSVSIGGGQFTVSALVSDRFDLGHRLFALPPGGPRAAAALASAKDLGSPRWFVTWPPGADLPAVSGKLKSAGYAYVPGSQAAALAERGGAADSTALLIGLGLLAETVLLVTAAFAVVVRSQRRHMGLLAALGAPARVTASFLRTHALCVAVLGSSAGLAAGQAVARVAAPVLAERAGADWGPVDGAWTTSLVLAGVAVAVTVLASVLPSRAALREDPVALLKAVPPVHGGRRPRLRSAAAGCLVAAAAAGLAAVALDAGAVTAALGVVVFASGVTATALVLSAFALRKADTPYLPLPAVFRSALRSLLAFPVRAIATVVALGAVAAVSTTVLIASASVAEKQREDYRPELPAAAALIVSSRPLTATELGALRSSTGASRVSTGYQRAAVAREGKQLPVSPRTDFLGCIDDRGLLKYGNNDWQPCYVASRSHIPFPAVGIADTAGAEALAGTMTAEQRQRYESGQAGVAVTPVGLGGEVALVAMARKPDGFALDSTTTLPLIHPDAARADEYQQLPAVLVSPAGARKSGIIPVGSPTYLLDADAKPRQQDVLRALPVDAQADSTVAVESGPSVVGAVARLQPAVAGVSVLTTVLIVAAMVSLWTSDLRGEYRMLGAVGATAWWRRRLASSMSGLLIVVSCAAGTLWGLAASAAFLTGMGTGMAVPGGWLAVTVVAAVVTAGVMGGALVPRGARAQRQA; from the coding sequence GTGAACCGCAACCGCCGCCTCGCCTGGACCCTCGGGTGGCGGCTGGCGAGCCGCAGCCGTCTGCGCACGCTGCTGGTGTGCCTGGCCATCGCGCTGCCCGTCGCCGTCGGGACGGCGGTCGCGGCCGTCACCGCCACCGCCCGCGTCTCGGTGCCGGAGGCCCGGGCGGCCGCCTTCGGCGCGGCGGACGGCCGGCTCACCACCCTGGCCGGCGAGCGGAACCCGGATGCGGCTTCCCCGGCGCAGCTGGCGATGAGGCTCGGGCCCGCCCTCCCCCGCGGTACCCGTCTCGCCTACGACACCGACGTGCTCGGGCTCACCGTCCGGGGACCGGGGGGACGCCAGAGCACCGTGGACGGAAGGGCGGTCAGCCTGGCCGATCCCCTGACCGAAGGGCTGTACCGCGTCGATCGAGGCGCGCCTTCCTCCCAGGACGGCACGATCGTCCTGTCGTCCGCGCTGGCGGCCTCGGTCGGGATCACCGGGACCGGTCAGAGCGTGTCCATCGGCGGCGGCCAGTTCACCGTGTCGGCCCTGGTCTCCGACCGGTTCGACCTCGGACATCGCCTGTTCGCCCTTCCACCGGGCGGGCCCCGGGCGGCCGCGGCCCTGGCCTCGGCGAAGGACCTGGGCAGCCCCCGATGGTTCGTCACCTGGCCGCCGGGGGCGGACCTGCCCGCCGTGTCCGGGAAGCTCAAGAGCGCGGGATACGCGTACGTGCCCGGCAGTCAGGCCGCCGCGCTCGCCGAACGGGGCGGGGCCGCGGACTCCACCGCCCTGCTGATCGGGCTCGGGCTGCTGGCCGAGACCGTGCTGCTGGTGACCGCCGCCTTCGCGGTCGTCGTACGCAGCCAGCGCCGGCACATGGGGCTCCTCGCGGCCCTGGGTGCTCCCGCCCGGGTGACGGCCTCGTTCCTGCGGACCCACGCCCTGTGCGTGGCGGTGCTCGGCTCCTCGGCGGGCCTCGCCGCAGGGCAGGCAGTGGCGCGGGTCGCCGCGCCGGTGCTGGCCGAGCGGGCGGGCGCGGACTGGGGGCCGGTCGACGGCGCCTGGACCACCTCGCTGGTGCTGGCCGGCGTCGCCGTCGCCGTCACGGTCCTGGCCTCCGTACTGCCGTCGCGCGCCGCCCTGCGGGAGGATCCCGTCGCCCTGCTCAAGGCGGTCCCTCCGGTCCACGGCGGCCGTCGGCCGCGCCTGCGGTCCGCTGCGGCCGGATGCCTGGTGGCCGCGGCCGCCGCAGGACTCGCCGCCGTCGCGCTCGACGCCGGGGCCGTCACGGCCGCGCTGGGGGTGGTCGTGTTCGCCTCCGGGGTCACGGCGACCGCTCTGGTGCTCTCGGCGTTCGCCCTGCGCAAGGCGGACACCCCGTACCTGCCGCTGCCCGCCGTGTTCCGGTCGGCGCTGCGCTCCCTGCTGGCCTTCCCGGTCCGCGCGATCGCGACGGTGGTCGCGCTCGGCGCGGTCGCTGCCGTGTCCACCACGGTGCTCATCGCCTCCGCTTCGGTGGCGGAGAAACAGCGCGAGGACTACCGGCCGGAACTGCCCGCCGCCGCGGCCCTGATCGTCTCCTCCCGTCCGCTGACCGCCACCGAGCTGGGCGCCCTGCGCAGCTCCACCGGGGCCTCGCGGGTGTCGACCGGCTACCAGCGGGCGGCGGTCGCGCGCGAGGGCAAGCAGCTGCCGGTGTCGCCCCGTACCGACTTCCTGGGCTGTATCGACGACCGTGGCCTGCTGAAGTACGGGAACAACGACTGGCAGCCCTGCTACGTCGCCTCCCGGTCCCACATCCCCTTCCCCGCGGTCGGTATCGCCGACACGGCGGGTGCCGAGGCGCTCGCCGGCACGATGACGGCCGAACAGCGGCAGCGCTACGAGAGCGGCCAGGCGGGCGTCGCCGTCACACCGGTCGGGCTGGGGGGCGAGGTCGCGCTCGTGGCGATGGCGCGCAAGCCGGACGGATTCGCCCTGGACAGCACCACGACCCTGCCGCTCATCCACCCGGACGCCGCCCGGGCGGATGAGTACCAGCAACTGCCCGCGGTCCTCGTCAGCCCGGCGGGGGCCCGGAAGTCGGGCATCATCCCCGTCGGCTCCCCGACGTACCTGCTCGACGCGGACGCCAAGCCCCGGCAGCAGGACGTCCTGCGGGCCCTCCCGGTGGACGCGCAGGCGGATTCGACCGTCGCCGTCGAGTCCGGCCCGTCGGTCGTCGGCGCGGTGGCCCGGCTCCAGCCCGCCGTGGCGGGGGTCTCCGTATTGACCACCGTGCTGATCGTGGCCGCCATGGTCAGCCTGTGGACCTCGGACCTGAGGGGCGAGTACCGGATGCTCGGCGCCGTCGGGGCCACGGCCTGGTGGCGCCGGCGGCTCGCGTCCTCGATGTCCGGGCTGCTGATCGTCGTCAGCTGCGCGGCCGGCACCCTGTGGGGCCTCGCCGCCTCGGCGGCATTCCTGACTGGTATGGGCACCGGCATGGCTGTCCCGGGCGGCTGGCTGGCCGTCACGGTGGTCGCCGCAGTGGTCACGGCGGGGGTGATGGGAGGCGCCCTCGTACCCCGCGGCGCCCGCGCGCAGCGGCAGGCCTGA
- a CDS encoding dolichyl-phosphate beta-glucosyltransferase, whose product MVIPAYREEERLAPTLELVRDYLDEHVGSGQADWEVIVVDDGSPDRTAAIALKAGADEPRIRLVQSEENRGKGSALRLGVRASLGRRVLIMDADLATPIEELARLEQALADNPSLDAAIGSRAHRDSAIERQQSVLREVLGWVGNRVIRLVAVRGIRDTQCGFKLFDGDQARAAFGAARLDGWAIDVEILQYYRRKGWPVAEVPVRWAHQDGSKVQLLDYLRTLGELMRLNAGGLAVAGLYLLASLYLYKGLWTDLDGSILAHSLQDQNQWEWFFGVTADNVAHLRNPLFTDFQNVPDGVNLMANTVMLGLSVPMTPVTLLFGPTVALALVFTLGIAATAWAWYWLIHRRLTESRWAAAAGGALAAFAPPMISHANAHPNFVVLFMIPVIIDRALRLCAGKNVVRDGVFLGLFTAYQILLGEEPFLLAAMGMAIFALIHACYDRENARAAAKPLAKGLGIAAAVSIPLAAFPLYWQFFGPQSYHSVLHGDNGAGNPLRALSEYPARSLFGDAETAAKLSMNTTEQNAFYGWPLLALAIGITLWMWRRPLVRALGLTAVAAAVLSLGPRVELDKFGITVPAPWRLLRHLPLLESVIESRVAMVCAPVFGMLLALALDRIRGFRSGDHRAVGYLAVAAAVVPILPLPLVTKVREPVPSFITQGLYKDYVKDGRSLVPVPLPDPGSAAALHWQSSTGFGFKLAGGYFNGPDGPDRVGIYGAKPRKLSTLLNDVRWGTVQPPQDITPQMRDQAREDLAYWKAGVLVLPVNQQRAPELRSTLSGLLGQEPKVVADCLIWQVDAS is encoded by the coding sequence GTGGTCATCCCCGCCTACCGGGAAGAGGAGCGTCTCGCCCCCACCCTGGAGCTGGTCCGGGACTACCTCGACGAGCACGTAGGCAGCGGCCAGGCCGACTGGGAGGTCATCGTCGTCGACGACGGCTCCCCGGACAGGACCGCGGCCATAGCGCTCAAGGCCGGGGCGGACGAGCCCCGCATCCGGCTCGTGCAGTCGGAGGAGAACAGGGGCAAGGGCAGCGCCCTGCGCCTGGGTGTCCGTGCCTCCCTGGGCCGACGCGTACTGATCATGGACGCCGACCTGGCGACCCCCATAGAAGAACTCGCCCGGCTGGAACAGGCGCTGGCCGACAACCCGTCCCTGGACGCGGCCATCGGCTCGCGCGCCCACCGCGACTCCGCCATCGAGCGCCAGCAGAGCGTGCTGCGCGAGGTCCTCGGCTGGGTCGGCAACCGGGTCATCCGTCTGGTGGCCGTACGGGGCATCCGCGACACGCAGTGCGGGTTCAAGCTGTTCGACGGGGACCAGGCCCGGGCCGCCTTCGGCGCCGCCCGGCTCGACGGCTGGGCCATCGACGTCGAGATCCTCCAGTACTACCGCCGCAAGGGCTGGCCCGTGGCCGAGGTGCCCGTCCGCTGGGCGCACCAGGACGGCTCCAAGGTGCAGCTGCTGGACTACCTGCGCACCCTCGGCGAGCTGATGCGGCTGAACGCGGGCGGCCTCGCCGTCGCCGGCCTCTACCTCCTGGCGTCGCTCTACCTCTACAAGGGCCTCTGGACGGACCTGGACGGGTCGATCCTGGCCCACTCCCTCCAGGACCAGAACCAGTGGGAGTGGTTCTTCGGCGTCACGGCCGACAACGTCGCCCATCTGCGCAACCCGTTGTTCACCGACTTCCAGAACGTGCCGGACGGCGTGAACCTGATGGCGAACACGGTGATGCTCGGGCTCTCGGTGCCCATGACCCCGGTCACCCTGCTCTTCGGTCCGACCGTCGCCCTGGCGCTGGTCTTCACGCTCGGCATCGCCGCGACGGCCTGGGCCTGGTACTGGCTGATCCACCGCCGTCTGACGGAGAGCCGCTGGGCGGCCGCGGCCGGCGGCGCACTGGCGGCCTTCGCGCCGCCCATGATCTCGCACGCCAACGCGCACCCGAACTTCGTCGTCCTCTTCATGATCCCGGTGATCATCGACCGGGCCCTGCGCCTGTGCGCGGGCAAGAACGTGGTCCGCGACGGCGTCTTCCTGGGCCTGTTCACCGCCTACCAGATCCTCCTGGGCGAGGAGCCCTTCCTCCTGGCCGCGATGGGCATGGCGATCTTCGCCCTCATCCACGCCTGCTACGACCGGGAGAACGCGCGCGCCGCCGCCAAGCCGCTCGCCAAGGGCCTCGGGATCGCGGCGGCCGTCTCCATACCGCTCGCCGCCTTCCCCCTGTACTGGCAGTTCTTCGGACCGCAGAGCTACCACTCGGTGCTCCACGGCGACAACGGCGCCGGCAACCCGCTGCGCGCCCTGAGCGAGTACCCGGCGCGCTCCCTGTTCGGCGACGCCGAGACCGCGGCCAAGCTCTCGATGAACACCACCGAGCAGAACGCCTTCTACGGCTGGCCGCTGCTCGCCCTGGCCATCGGCATCACCCTGTGGATGTGGCGCCGCCCCCTCGTGCGCGCCCTGGGCCTCACCGCCGTGGCCGCCGCCGTGCTCTCGCTCGGCCCCCGGGTGGAGCTCGACAAGTTCGGCATCACCGTGCCCGCCCCGTGGCGCCTGCTGCGGCACCTCCCCCTGCTGGAGTCCGTGATCGAGAGCCGGGTGGCGATGGTCTGCGCCCCCGTCTTCGGCATGCTGCTCGCCCTCGCGCTGGACCGGATACGGGGCTTCCGCTCCGGCGACCACCGTGCGGTCGGCTACCTCGCCGTCGCCGCCGCCGTGGTCCCGATCCTGCCGCTCCCGCTGGTCACCAAGGTCCGCGAGCCGGTGCCGTCCTTCATCACGCAGGGCCTCTACAAGGACTACGTCAAGGACGGCCGCTCGCTCGTCCCGGTGCCCCTCCCCGACCCCGGCTCCGCCGCCGCCCTGCACTGGCAGAGCAGCACGGGCTTCGGCTTCAAGCTGGCCGGCGGGTACTTCAACGGTCCCGACGGCCCCGACCGCGTCGGGATCTACGGCGCCAAGCCGCGCAAGCTCTCCACCCTCCTCAACGACGTGCGCTGGGGCACCGTCCAGCCCCCGCAGGACATCACCCCGCAGATGCGCGACCAGGCCCGTGAGGACCTGGCGTACTGGAAGGCCGGCGTGCTGGTCCTGCCGGTCAACCAGCAGCGCGCCCCGGAGCTGCGCAGCACCCTCTCGGGTCTCCTGGGCCAGGAACCGAAGGTGGTCGCCGACTGCCTGATCTGGCAGGTCGACGCCTCCTAG
- a CDS encoding 3'-5' exonuclease, translating into MSWLGGPLVAFDLETTGTDVETDRIVTAAVVRLDADGSVTGERTWLLDPGVAIPEQASAIHGISTEHARAHGVPAASAVEEIARTVAGALRLGTPLVVMNARYDLSLLDRECGRHGVASVSERLGGGPWPVIDPLVIDKHVDKYRKGKRALHALCDHYGVALDDAHNARADALAAARVVRRMGERHRPVGLMPLADLHELQVRAAAEQSVSLQAYLRRTADPAAVVEPAWPLIPRGR; encoded by the coding sequence ATGAGCTGGCTCGGCGGGCCGCTGGTGGCCTTCGACCTGGAGACCACCGGGACCGACGTGGAGACCGACCGGATCGTGACGGCGGCGGTCGTGCGGCTGGACGCGGACGGGTCCGTGACGGGGGAGCGGACCTGGCTGCTCGATCCCGGGGTGGCCATACCGGAGCAGGCGTCGGCGATCCACGGCATATCGACGGAGCACGCCCGGGCGCACGGGGTGCCCGCCGCGTCCGCCGTGGAGGAGATCGCGCGGACCGTGGCCGGGGCGCTGCGGCTCGGGACGCCCCTGGTGGTGATGAACGCGCGCTACGACCTGTCCCTGCTGGACCGCGAGTGCGGGCGGCACGGGGTCGCCTCGGTCAGCGAGCGGCTGGGCGGCGGGCCTTGGCCCGTCATCGATCCGCTGGTGATCGACAAGCACGTGGACAAGTACCGCAAGGGCAAGCGGGCCCTCCACGCGCTGTGCGACCACTACGGGGTGGCGCTGGACGACGCGCACAACGCGCGGGCGGACGCCCTGGCCGCCGCCCGTGTGGTGCGGCGCATGGGGGAGCGGCACCGGCCGGTCGGCCTGATGCCGCTGGCGGACCTGCACGAGCTCCAGGTCCGCGCGGCGGCCGAACAGTCGGTCTCGCTCCAGGCCTACCTGCGGCGCACGGCCGACCCGGCGGCGGTCGTCGAGCCGGCCTGGCCGCTCATACCCCGCGGGCGCTGA
- a CDS encoding DUF1697 domain-containing protein gives MTKKPTPVKKYAALLRGINVGGKKKVPMAELRSVLEGLGYGEVRTYLQSGNAVFSSASQDPAALARELEAAIEARFGFPVKVLVVDGAYLRAVAEACPFPAAELEGRQLHATFFSQQPGPERFAAVDPAAYLPEDYRLGDRVLYLYAPGGLGSSELGAALHKPAVLKGIDATTRNWNTVAMLVELTADQPDPAGQADDD, from the coding sequence ATGACCAAGAAGCCGACCCCCGTCAAGAAGTACGCGGCGCTGCTGCGCGGCATCAACGTCGGCGGGAAGAAGAAGGTCCCCATGGCGGAACTCCGTTCCGTGCTGGAGGGGCTCGGGTACGGCGAGGTGCGGACCTACCTGCAGAGCGGCAACGCCGTCTTCAGCAGCGCGAGCCAGGACCCCGCCGCCCTCGCCCGGGAGCTGGAGGCGGCCATCGAGGCCCGCTTCGGCTTCCCGGTGAAGGTCCTGGTGGTCGACGGCGCGTACCTGCGCGCCGTCGCCGAGGCCTGCCCCTTCCCCGCCGCCGAGCTGGAGGGCAGGCAGCTGCACGCCACCTTCTTCTCGCAGCAGCCCGGCCCGGAACGCTTCGCGGCGGTCGACCCGGCCGCGTACCTCCCCGAGGACTACCGCCTGGGCGACCGCGTCCTCTACCTCTACGCCCCGGGCGGGCTGGGCAGCTCCGAGCTGGGCGCGGCCCTCCACAAGCCAGCCGTCCTCAAGGGCATCGACGCGACCACCCGCAACTGGAACACGGTCGCCATGCTGGTCGAACTGACGGCCGATCAGCCAGACCCGGCCGGCCAGGCCGACGACGATTAG
- a CDS encoding ketopantoate reductase family protein, whose product MRYIIIGAGAVGATIGGRLAETGREVVLVARGPHAEALRAHGLRLTTADGERVHRLPVATHPADLGALRPDDVLLLTVKTQDAVAALDAWGAAEVTGGGTAAQRLPLLCAQNGVESERLALRRFARVYGVCLWLPATFLEPGVVSALCTPLTGILHLGRAAGGSDERIRAIAADLGKAGFEAPVVEDVMRWKYAKLLGNLGNAIQATTGPEPDPAKAALLLRAIREAKAAFAAAGIDYVSETDQSAARDGKVDQPPGVRGGSSWQSLARGTGSVEADYLNGEITLLGRLHGVPTPVNDVLRHAANIFARESLPPGAMSITDLTALADEAEGRG is encoded by the coding sequence ATGCGTTACATCATCATCGGCGCCGGAGCGGTCGGCGCGACCATCGGGGGACGGCTCGCGGAAACGGGCCGGGAGGTCGTCCTCGTCGCACGTGGCCCGCACGCCGAGGCCCTGAGGGCGCACGGGCTGCGGCTCACCACCGCCGACGGGGAGCGCGTCCACCGCCTGCCCGTCGCCACGCACCCCGCAGACCTCGGCGCACTGCGCCCCGACGACGTACTGCTGCTGACCGTCAAGACCCAGGACGCCGTCGCCGCCCTCGACGCCTGGGGCGCCGCCGAGGTCACCGGAGGCGGCACCGCAGCCCAGCGGCTGCCGCTGCTGTGCGCCCAGAACGGCGTGGAGAGCGAGCGCCTCGCCCTGCGCCGCTTCGCCCGCGTCTACGGGGTCTGCCTCTGGCTCCCCGCCACCTTCCTGGAACCCGGCGTGGTCTCCGCCCTCTGCACCCCGCTGACTGGCATCCTCCACCTCGGGCGGGCCGCCGGCGGGTCCGACGAGCGGATCCGGGCCATCGCCGCCGACCTCGGCAAGGCCGGCTTCGAGGCCCCCGTCGTCGAGGACGTGATGCGCTGGAAGTACGCCAAGCTCCTCGGCAACCTGGGCAACGCGATCCAGGCCACCACCGGCCCCGAACCCGACCCGGCCAAGGCGGCCCTGCTGCTGCGCGCGATCCGCGAGGCCAAGGCCGCCTTCGCCGCCGCGGGTATCGACTACGTATCGGAAACCGACCAGTCGGCGGCCCGTGACGGCAAGGTCGACCAGCCGCCCGGCGTCCGGGGAGGCTCCTCCTGGCAGAGCCTGGCCCGCGGCACCGGCTCGGTCGAAGCCGACTACCTCAACGGCGAGATCACCCTGCTGGGCCGCCTCCACGGCGTTCCCACCCCGGTCAACGACGTCCTGCGCCACGCGGCGAACATCTTCGCCCGCGAATCCCTGCCCCCGGGAGCCATGTCCATCACCGACCTGACCGCCCTGGCCGACGAGGCCGAAGGGCGAGGATAG
- a CDS encoding ABC transporter ATP-binding protein, translating to MRTAVSTTPGAGGPDEPVLRLEGVHKVYGSGEARHVALDGVTADFHAARLTALVGHSGSGKSTLLNVSGGLEQVTSGTITLAGHVLTNMGPAELTRTRASLVAYVFQEYNLIRTMTVLENVCLPLELSGMARAEARRRAAAALERTGVPRHTRKFPDQLSGGEQQRVAIARAVADRRPLVLADEPTGALDSANGERIVELLREVAADGVACLIATHNPEVTAAADHVVRIQDGRVVEGGA from the coding sequence ATGCGCACCGCGGTTTCCACCACACCTGGAGCCGGAGGACCGGACGAACCGGTCCTCCGGCTCGAAGGCGTCCACAAGGTCTACGGCAGCGGCGAGGCACGGCACGTGGCCCTGGACGGGGTCACGGCCGACTTCCATGCCGCCCGTCTCACCGCCCTGGTCGGCCACAGCGGCTCGGGCAAGTCCACCCTGCTCAACGTCTCCGGCGGCCTGGAACAGGTTACTTCCGGGACGATCACCCTGGCCGGCCACGTCCTGACGAACATGGGCCCGGCCGAACTCACCCGCACCCGGGCGAGCCTGGTGGCCTACGTCTTCCAGGAGTACAACCTGATCCGCACCATGACGGTGCTGGAGAACGTGTGCTTACCCCTGGAGCTGTCCGGCATGGCTCGGGCCGAGGCCCGGCGCCGTGCGGCGGCTGCGCTGGAGCGGACGGGGGTGCCCCGGCACACCCGCAAGTTCCCCGACCAGCTCTCGGGCGGCGAGCAGCAGCGCGTGGCCATCGCCCGTGCCGTCGCCGACCGGCGCCCGCTCGTCCTGGCCGACGAGCCCACGGGCGCCCTGGACTCCGCCAACGGCGAGCGCATCGTCGAGCTCCTGCGCGAGGTCGCGGCGGACGGGGTGGCCTGTCTGATCGCGACGCACAACCCGGAGGTCACCGCGGCCGCCGACCATGTCGTCCGGATCCAGGACGGCCGCGTCGTGGAGGGTGGCGCGTGA
- the mgt gene encoding macrolide-inactivating glycosyltransferase: MRQVSHSPADGDPFCVIGLHETSRLVNVDHMTSARTAHIAMFSIAAAGHVNPSIEVVRELVARGHRVSYAIPAPFAGTVAETGATPVVWKSVLPTEEQPEAWGTELIDHLEPFLEDAVQSLPQLAAAFEDDVPDLVIHDITSYAARILAHRWQVPAVSLSPNLVAWEGYEEEVGAAMTAELHASERGRAYYARFRAWLDENGIEQDADSFVGRPRRSVVLIPRALQPHADRVDPAVHTFVGACQGDRSATQGTWERPAAAEGKKVLLVSLGSTFTKQPAFYRACIEAFGDLPDWHVVLQIGKFTDEAELGEVPANVEVHRWVPQLDILRQADAFVTHAGAGGSQEGLATGTPMVAVPQAVDQFGNADMLASLGVARHVPMEEADAATLREAVLGLLADPRVAARAEEIRAQMATEGGTRQAADLIEAALP; this comes from the coding sequence ATGCGTCAAGTCTCCCATTCCCCGGCCGACGGGGACCCGTTCTGCGTTATTGGGTTGCACGAGACGTCTCGTCTCGTTAATGTCGATCACATGACCTCAGCCAGGACCGCACACATCGCCATGTTCTCCATCGCCGCCGCCGGGCACGTGAACCCGAGCATCGAAGTCGTCCGGGAACTCGTCGCACGGGGCCACCGCGTCAGCTACGCCATCCCCGCCCCCTTCGCCGGCACGGTCGCCGAGACCGGTGCCACCCCGGTGGTCTGGAAGTCCGTCCTGCCCACCGAGGAACAGCCGGAGGCCTGGGGCACCGAGCTCATCGACCACCTCGAACCCTTCCTGGAGGACGCCGTGCAGTCGCTCCCCCAGCTCGCGGCCGCCTTCGAGGACGACGTACCGGACCTCGTCATCCACGACATCACCTCCTACGCGGCGCGCATCCTCGCCCACCGCTGGCAGGTCCCCGCGGTCTCCCTCTCGCCGAACCTGGTGGCCTGGGAGGGCTACGAGGAGGAGGTGGGCGCCGCCATGACCGCCGAACTGCACGCGAGCGAGCGCGGCAGGGCGTACTACGCCCGCTTCCGCGCCTGGCTGGACGAGAACGGCATCGAGCAGGACGCGGACTCCTTCGTCGGCAGGCCGCGGCGCAGCGTCGTGCTGATCCCGCGCGCCCTCCAGCCCCACGCCGACCGGGTCGACCCGGCCGTCCACACCTTCGTCGGGGCCTGCCAGGGCGACCGCAGCGCCACCCAGGGCACCTGGGAGCGCCCCGCGGCCGCCGAGGGGAAGAAGGTCCTGCTGGTCTCGCTCGGATCCACCTTCACCAAGCAGCCCGCCTTCTACCGCGCCTGCATCGAAGCCTTCGGGGACCTGCCCGACTGGCACGTCGTCCTGCAGATCGGCAAGTTCACCGACGAGGCCGAACTGGGGGAGGTCCCCGCCAACGTGGAGGTCCACCGCTGGGTCCCCCAGCTGGACATCCTGCGGCAGGCCGACGCCTTCGTCACCCACGCCGGCGCGGGCGGCAGCCAGGAGGGCCTGGCCACCGGCACCCCGATGGTCGCCGTCCCGCAGGCCGTCGACCAGTTCGGCAACGCCGACATGCTGGCCTCCCTCGGGGTGGCGCGGCACGTCCCGATGGAGGAGGCCGACGCGGCCACCCTGCGCGAGGCCGTCCTCGGCCTGCTCGCCGACCCCCGCGTCGCCGCCCGCGCCGAGGAGATCCGCGCGCAGATGGCCACCGAGGGCGGCACCCGGCAGGCCGCCGACCTCATCGAGGCCGCGCTGCCGTAG